In Lysinibacillus sp. FSL M8-0337, the following proteins share a genomic window:
- a CDS encoding AraC family transcriptional regulator, translating into MDININQIIDYYAQATVNFIDIFTNTMEPGRKDTGRTTAPGKCGLVFPLAGSASFSFNGTPYAMVPGMVVHAGPQMPIEIQATGDKIWEYAVVHYIPSKDMVPFSLANQHFAIHTGDYSNIINLVQQLKESYAMPGSMAILKSKAIFMNLVEAILISAKMKILDSANEMMEQVVQYIHEYYARPLSVSNIAQAFGVERRRLAYLFEQHTGMNPSSYLTEYRIRRAKDLLRYCNFTVAEIAECVGYVDSFYFSRVFKKTTGMSPTAFRKLMMEEAKYV; encoded by the coding sequence ATGGACATAAATATAAATCAAATCATTGATTATTATGCACAAGCAACTGTCAATTTTATTGATATTTTTACAAATACAATGGAGCCAGGACGAAAGGATACAGGACGTACTACTGCGCCTGGGAAATGTGGTTTAGTATTCCCATTGGCTGGAAGTGCGTCTTTTAGTTTTAATGGGACACCTTATGCGATGGTGCCTGGAATGGTTGTCCATGCAGGACCACAAATGCCCATTGAAATTCAAGCGACTGGCGATAAGATATGGGAGTACGCAGTGGTTCATTATATACCATCAAAAGACATGGTGCCTTTCTCATTAGCCAATCAGCATTTCGCCATTCATACTGGAGATTATTCAAATATTATTAATCTTGTACAACAGTTAAAAGAAAGCTATGCCATGCCAGGTAGTATGGCGATTTTGAAATCCAAGGCAATATTTATGAATTTAGTGGAAGCTATATTAATTTCAGCAAAGATGAAGATTCTTGATTCGGCAAATGAAATGATGGAGCAAGTCGTTCAATACATACACGAGTACTATGCGAGACCACTATCGGTATCGAATATTGCGCAAGCATTCGGTGTCGAGCGTCGAAGATTAGCTTATCTATTTGAACAACATACGGGCATGAATCCCAGTAGCTATTTAACAGAATACCGTATACGACGGGCAAAAGACTTGCTAAGATATTGCAATTTTACAGTGGCTGAAATTGCTGAATGTGTAGGCTATGTTGATAGCTTTTATTTTAGCCGGGTATTTAAAAAAACCACGGGCATGTCTCCAACAGCCTTTCGAAAATTAATGATGGAAGAAGCCAAATATGTATAA
- a CDS encoding DinB family protein yields MHQEKKQILMHYEKSILWLEHLLDVTEQQWRMPIQQGKWTVAEVIGHLIPWDQFILNERLPFLFSKNQLPKGPNVEQMNAQAASSSRLQSKAQIVQTLLKCRRLLLQALHDLPDQQWQQSFKIGCSELTLYSYFTGLVEHDQHHFLQVQSVLNIGEKQWT; encoded by the coding sequence TTGCATCAAGAAAAAAAGCAAATACTTATGCATTATGAAAAATCTATATTGTGGTTAGAGCACCTGTTAGATGTTACGGAGCAACAGTGGCGCATGCCAATCCAGCAAGGGAAGTGGACAGTAGCGGAGGTTATTGGGCATCTCATTCCGTGGGATCAATTTATATTAAACGAACGTTTGCCCTTTTTATTTTCAAAAAATCAGCTACCAAAAGGACCAAATGTAGAACAGATGAATGCTCAAGCAGCAAGTAGTAGCCGCTTACAAAGCAAAGCGCAAATAGTGCAGACATTACTGAAGTGTCGGCGTTTACTGTTACAAGCGCTTCACGATTTACCGGATCAACAGTGGCAACAAAGTTTTAAGATTGGTTGCTCTGAACTTACACTTTACAGTTATTTTACTGGATTGGTAGAACATGATCAGCATCATTTTTTACAAGTACAAAGTGTGCTAAACATAGGTGAAAAGCAATGGACATAA
- a CDS encoding nucleotidyltransferase family protein: MKKLQTERDLITLIESDAWMMEILRCVEQQQLPDSWVCAGFIRSKVWDYLHDYQDRTPLADIDVIYFDKQLISEEQEKHYEQHLLELLPKEPWSVKNQARMHIVNASEPYQSSIDGMAHFPEIPTAIGVRLTKGVLELAVPYGIQHLLSGIVAPTPFFYKHTQLHEIYQKRIDNKQWQSNWPKLFITTR; this comes from the coding sequence ATGAAAAAGTTACAAACAGAACGAGATTTAATAACGTTGATTGAATCTGATGCGTGGATGATGGAAATTTTGCGTTGTGTGGAACAACAACAGTTACCAGACAGTTGGGTTTGTGCTGGCTTTATTCGTTCCAAGGTGTGGGATTATTTGCATGACTATCAAGATAGAACGCCTTTAGCTGATATTGATGTTATTTATTTTGATAAGCAACTAATTTCAGAAGAACAAGAGAAGCACTATGAACAGCATTTATTGGAACTCTTACCAAAAGAACCGTGGTCTGTGAAAAATCAGGCGAGAATGCATATCGTAAACGCTAGTGAACCCTATCAATCGTCTATTGATGGCATGGCACATTTTCCGGAAATCCCAACAGCTATTGGTGTAAGGCTTACAAAAGGTGTACTGGAATTGGCTGTACCTTATGGCATACAGCATTTACTGTCGGGTATTGTAGCACCGACCCCGTTCTTTTATAAACATACACAACTGCATGAGATTTATCAAAAGAGGATTGATAATAAACAGTGGCAATCTAACTGGCCAAAACTATTTATAACGACACGATAG
- a CDS encoding alpha/beta fold hydrolase, whose product MGTRPTSNFGFFHGLGSTGLAFGELANYLPAYHIVSFDLPGHGYASALTEEEAYLPSNVTISIDKMLTQKLGNKKFYLIGHSLGADLALHYAATFPEQIAGLILLDGGYLSSQDMGMTVEMELQNIESFCNDVRFSSWDEFFQSEKEELSRWSAKLEAASRAQVKELDGEIRLALSTFTAQSLIKGLDAEPICHILQHVKCPTLLVSATKPAELEQVRNKSIADFQAKVSNVQVEPVPNAGHDIFRDAPEQVAEKITAWLAKNNG is encoded by the coding sequence ATGGGGACACGCCCAACATCCAACTTTGGTTTTTTTCACGGTCTTGGTAGTACGGGTCTAGCATTTGGCGAACTAGCAAATTATTTACCAGCATATCATATCGTATCATTTGATTTACCTGGACATGGGTATGCATCAGCCTTGACAGAAGAAGAGGCTTATCTCCCATCAAATGTCACAATATCAATCGACAAGATGCTAACCCAAAAGTTAGGTAATAAAAAATTTTATCTTATCGGACATTCTTTAGGTGCAGATTTAGCTTTACATTACGCAGCTACTTTTCCAGAGCAAATAGCTGGTCTTATTTTATTAGATGGTGGCTATTTAAGTTCACAAGATATGGGGATGACAGTAGAAATGGAATTGCAGAACATTGAAAGTTTCTGTAACGATGTTAGATTCTCCTCTTGGGATGAATTTTTTCAATCGGAAAAAGAGGAGCTTTCACGCTGGTCTGCTAAATTGGAAGCTGCTTCGCGTGCACAAGTAAAAGAATTGGATGGCGAAATAAGACTAGCTCTTTCTACGTTTACAGCACAATCGCTAATTAAAGGGCTTGATGCTGAACCCATTTGTCACATACTTCAGCATGTCAAGTGTCCAACTTTATTGGTAAGTGCTACAAAACCTGCTGAACTGGAACAAGTAAGAAATAAAAGTATAGCGGATTTCCAAGCAAAAGTAAGCAATGTTCAGGTAGAGCCTGTTCCGAATGCAGGGCATGATATTTTCCGCGATGCACCTGAGCAGGTAGCAGAAAAAATTACAGCATGGCTTGCTAAAAACAATGGCTAA
- a CDS encoding GNAT family N-acetyltransferase encodes MKIISIRKEPSYAEMAIRYIQSKWASEESMMLYEDCIAHCIDAQAPLPQWYVLMNNDEIIGCAGLITNDFISRMDLYPWVCAVYIEESHRGHAYGALLLEQAKKDAKQHGFPQLYICTDHIGLYERYGFSYIGTGYHPWGESSRIYAATLD; translated from the coding sequence ATGAAGATTATTTCCATACGCAAGGAGCCAAGCTATGCTGAAATGGCGATCCGATATATTCAAAGCAAATGGGCAAGTGAGGAAAGTATGATGCTCTATGAGGATTGTATTGCCCATTGCATCGATGCACAGGCACCTCTCCCACAGTGGTATGTATTAATGAATAATGATGAAATCATCGGCTGTGCTGGTTTAATTACCAATGACTTTATAAGTCGGATGGATTTATATCCTTGGGTTTGTGCGGTGTATATTGAGGAAAGCCATCGTGGTCATGCCTATGGTGCATTACTATTAGAGCAAGCTAAAAAGGATGCAAAGCAACATGGTTTTCCACAGCTTTATATTTGTACGGATCATATCGGTCTATATGAGCGCTATGGCTTTTCCTATATCGGCACTGGCTACCATCCTTGGGGAGAAAGCTCTCGCATTTATGCAGCAACTCTAGATTAA
- a CDS encoding nuclear transport factor 2 family protein, translating into MGYQQALSRYIDATNTHDFNNVKALLHPQAVYWFTDRTCTSLEEIEAYFKHAWHVIQDEVYRATNVQWLTADENAATCIYTYHYEGYHNGTFVSGSGRATNVFTVMNNEWKLIHEHLSS; encoded by the coding sequence ATGGGCTATCAACAAGCTTTATCACGTTATATTGATGCAACAAATACACATGATTTTAATAACGTCAAAGCATTATTACATCCACAGGCGGTTTATTGGTTTACGGATCGAACATGCACGTCGCTAGAAGAAATAGAAGCTTATTTCAAGCATGCATGGCATGTTATTCAAGATGAGGTATATCGTGCAACCAATGTACAATGGCTTACTGCTGATGAAAATGCCGCTACATGTATCTATACATACCATTATGAAGGCTATCATAATGGCACATTTGTATCAGGTAGCGGGAGAGCAACGAATGTTTTTACTGTTATGAATAATGAGTGGAAGCTTATTCACGAACATTTAAGTAGCTAA
- a CDS encoding DUF805 domain-containing protein has translation MKWFVHALKNTFNFSGRARRQEYWMYYLFGIIISFVIVMIEEMLNLKFSPEVGILSTLFGIIFMIPSLSVTVRRLHDIGRSGAWILIIFIPFGAIVLFVFTVLDSQPQTNRWGPSQKPLQSDSSYSV, from the coding sequence ATGAAGTGGTTTGTACATGCCTTGAAGAACACATTCAATTTTAGTGGTCGCGCTCGACGACAAGAATATTGGATGTACTACCTTTTCGGAATTATTATTTCATTTGTAATAGTAATGATTGAAGAGATGCTAAATCTCAAATTTTCACCAGAGGTGGGAATACTCAGCACGTTGTTTGGAATAATCTTTATGATTCCTAGTTTGTCTGTGACGGTCCGCCGTCTTCATGATATAGGGCGCAGTGGAGCATGGATTTTAATCATTTTCATCCCCTTTGGCGCAATCGTACTATTTGTATTTACAGTGCTTGATAGTCAGCCACAGACAAATCGTTGGGGTCCAAGCCAAAAACCTTTACAGTCGGATTCTTCATATAGTGTGTGA
- a CDS encoding proline dehydrogenase family protein, producing MKKPHELVIEALKSAARNNQMKDAFQQSKELYPLLLKAARRYVAGEVRADAIAVAENLLAKDYQVSLEFIGENTVNLEECQKAMKEFMSLIDGMGALSLKQTVSFDLSHIGLSIDKEIAYNHLLQLVQHANTHGIILMVSMEESSKTDAILDIYKKIAAQYDNIGITVQAHLYRTEMDLQELVQYPGKIRLVKGAFQEPSTIAMERSEALNHRYLQFIDQLIKWNHPLSIATHDEVLIQEMEQRHYFQQSNVEIEMLYGIRPDLIQSLQRKGYNCKVYLPYGQEWYLYLCHRLAENPENLYSAVTDMLSTSLLDSSEGY from the coding sequence ATGAAAAAACCACACGAGTTAGTTATTGAAGCATTGAAGTCGGCTGCAAGAAATAATCAAATGAAAGATGCATTCCAACAATCGAAAGAGCTGTATCCATTATTGTTAAAAGCTGCAAGAAGGTATGTGGCAGGGGAAGTTAGAGCAGACGCCATTGCTGTAGCAGAAAATTTATTAGCCAAAGATTATCAAGTTTCACTGGAGTTTATAGGCGAAAATACTGTGAATCTTGAGGAATGTCAAAAGGCTATGAAGGAATTTATGTCGCTAATTGACGGAATGGGTGCGCTGTCTTTGAAGCAAACCGTATCGTTTGATTTATCGCATATAGGACTATCTATAGACAAGGAAATTGCTTATAATCACTTGCTTCAACTTGTTCAGCATGCTAATACGCATGGCATTATTTTAATGGTTAGTATGGAGGAATCTTCAAAAACGGATGCTATTCTCGACATTTATAAAAAGATAGCAGCGCAATACGACAATATCGGAATTACAGTACAAGCTCATTTATACCGCACTGAAATGGATTTACAAGAGCTTGTTCAATATCCTGGAAAGATAAGATTGGTCAAAGGGGCATTTCAAGAGCCAAGTACTATTGCAATGGAGAGGTCAGAAGCATTGAATCATCGTTATCTACAATTTATAGATCAGTTAATCAAGTGGAATCATCCTCTTTCAATAGCAACCCATGATGAAGTGCTTATACAAGAGATGGAACAACGTCACTATTTTCAACAATCAAATGTAGAAATCGAGATGCTTTATGGCATTCGTCCAGACTTAATTCAAAGTTTACAACGAAAGGGATATAACTGTAAGGTATATCTGCCATATGGGCAAGAGTGGTATTTATACTTGTGTCATCGTCTTGCTGAAAACCCAGAAAACTTATATTCTGCAGTAACAGATATGTTGAGTACATCGTTACTAGATAGCAGTGAAGGCTATTGA
- a CDS encoding PLP-dependent aminotransferase family protein: MLWIPINRALDIPLNKQVYQQIREKILNGTLQGGERLASTRKLCSELNVSRNVILEAYEQLVAEGFLVSYRGSGTFVADGACLAQPSKETFQKKIEDKTAASKIDFRSGIPALDLFPRKTWAKLSHTIWNDTNPTIFGYDQPEGRYELREVLANYLLRTRGVDCHPDQIVITSGATQALTVIARLFLSANDEAIMEDPITNDIQTIFKSSGASIYAIPVDQCGMRTTLLPQDRQPKFVFITPSHQFPLGGTLPIQRRIQLINYARHKKCYLVEDDYDSEFRYEGPPVSSLQGLDPHRVLYIGSFSKILSPALRIGYLVLPLDLVEKCRQLKWFSDLHTPSIDQLILARFIKEGYLERHIAKMKKYYKNNRDFLIQCLHTTFSNKIKILGYSTGLHLVVEMQNIHFSSALLEKIEQFGVKVYPVEDHSISKGKHNDQIILGFGHLKKDEIQEGITRLFRAIFHK; encoded by the coding sequence ATGCTATGGATACCTATAAATAGAGCGTTAGATATACCATTAAATAAACAGGTCTATCAACAAATTCGTGAAAAAATTTTAAATGGAACATTACAAGGCGGCGAGAGATTGGCTTCAACACGTAAACTTTGTTCTGAATTAAATGTTTCCAGAAATGTCATATTAGAAGCCTATGAGCAACTCGTGGCAGAAGGATTTTTAGTTTCCTATAGAGGCTCTGGTACATTTGTTGCCGATGGTGCCTGCTTAGCTCAACCTAGCAAAGAAACTTTCCAAAAAAAGATAGAAGATAAAACAGCAGCATCAAAAATTGATTTTCGTTCGGGCATACCTGCGTTAGACTTATTTCCCCGGAAAACATGGGCAAAATTATCTCATACTATATGGAACGATACGAATCCTACCATTTTTGGTTACGATCAACCCGAAGGTCGATATGAATTAAGAGAAGTATTAGCTAACTACTTACTGCGGACAAGGGGTGTTGACTGTCATCCAGATCAAATTGTTATCACCTCTGGCGCTACACAAGCATTGACTGTTATCGCTAGATTATTTTTGTCAGCAAATGATGAAGCGATTATGGAAGACCCTATTACAAATGATATTCAAACGATATTTAAATCTTCTGGAGCTTCTATTTATGCCATTCCTGTCGATCAATGCGGTATGCGAACAACCTTACTACCGCAAGATAGACAGCCAAAATTCGTCTTTATTACCCCTTCTCATCAGTTTCCATTAGGGGGTACTTTACCAATCCAACGCAGAATTCAATTAATAAACTATGCAAGGCACAAAAAATGTTATTTGGTAGAGGACGATTATGATAGTGAATTTAGATATGAAGGTCCTCCTGTAAGTTCATTGCAAGGATTAGACCCCCATCGTGTGCTTTACATTGGATCTTTTAGTAAAATTCTTTCACCCGCATTAAGAATTGGTTATTTGGTTCTCCCACTAGACCTTGTTGAAAAATGCCGTCAGCTTAAATGGTTTTCAGATTTACACACGCCTTCGATAGATCAGCTTATTCTTGCTCGTTTTATTAAAGAGGGTTACTTAGAACGACATATTGCAAAAATGAAAAAGTATTATAAGAATAATAGAGATTTTCTTATCCAATGTTTACATACAACTTTTTCAAATAAAATAAAGATTTTAGGCTATTCCACTGGATTGCACCTCGTTGTAGAAATGCAAAACATCCATTTCTCAAGTGCATTACTTGAAAAAATCGAGCAATTTGGTGTGAAAGTATATCCCGTAGAAGATCATTCCATTAGTAAAGGGAAACATAACGATCAAATTATATTAGGATTCGGACATTTAAAGAAAGATGAAATACAAGAAGGCATAACGCGTTTATTTCGTGCAATCTTTCATAAGTAA
- the abc-f gene encoding ABC-F type ribosomal protection protein, producing the protein MKELLKIQNVQYEVGDIQIFEQVTATVKQGEVIGIIGKNGAGKSTLLQLIQGILTPTAGQLVPLQHVKMAYVEQEQATIDSWEVSAEEADLLAKWHVPNIEFAALSGGEKLKRRLARGFSQHAQLLLLDEPTNHLDETSTAMLIAQVKKYDGTIIVVSHDRYFLDEVATKIWSLEDGKLLEHNGHYTSYIAAREQQRLAQQRAYDKQQKNIERIEAQMNELSSWSQKAHAQSTKQESFKEFYRVKAKRMDAQVKSKKKRLEKELAKSKVEPPKQEEEVRFSVETNQRVGKRFLECKHVTKSFGQRLIFQDLTMTIQFGEKIAITGPNGSGKTTLLKVLTGQEKANGDLWISPAATIGYLTQDVFDLPLHLTPEQYFYKETFEERGKVRNVMKHLGFTASHWTAPIGNMSMGERVKCKLMAYILEEKNVLILDEPTNHLDLPSREQLEKTLELYTGTLLVVSHDRYFIEKTTNIVWQLENKGIVKKWRESIPQQQDDTSAQRLKLENERQEILGKLSFLTAKDKEYAVLDRKFNELTKQINELR; encoded by the coding sequence ATGAAAGAACTTTTAAAAATACAGAATGTACAGTATGAGGTAGGAGACATACAAATTTTTGAACAGGTGACGGCTACAGTAAAACAAGGTGAAGTCATTGGGATTATAGGAAAAAATGGAGCTGGCAAATCGACATTATTACAGCTTATTCAAGGCATACTAACTCCTACGGCAGGGCAGTTAGTGCCGTTACAGCATGTTAAAATGGCCTATGTGGAACAAGAGCAAGCAACTATAGACAGTTGGGAAGTAAGCGCAGAAGAAGCAGATTTACTTGCTAAATGGCATGTGCCAAACATCGAGTTTGCAGCATTAAGCGGTGGAGAAAAGCTAAAAAGGCGACTAGCAAGAGGTTTTTCACAACATGCGCAATTATTATTGTTGGATGAACCGACAAATCATTTAGATGAAACAAGTACAGCGATGCTTATCGCTCAAGTAAAAAAATATGATGGTACAATTATTGTTGTTTCTCATGATCGTTATTTTTTAGACGAAGTCGCTACTAAAATATGGTCTTTGGAAGATGGTAAACTACTAGAACATAATGGGCATTATACAAGTTATATAGCGGCTAGAGAGCAACAAAGGTTAGCGCAACAACGTGCCTATGATAAGCAGCAAAAGAATATTGAACGGATTGAAGCGCAGATGAATGAGCTATCCTCTTGGTCGCAAAAGGCACATGCACAATCGACCAAGCAGGAGAGCTTTAAAGAGTTTTACCGAGTAAAAGCAAAACGAATGGATGCACAAGTAAAATCAAAGAAAAAGCGCTTGGAAAAGGAGTTAGCAAAGAGCAAAGTTGAGCCGCCTAAGCAAGAAGAGGAAGTGCGGTTTTCAGTAGAGACAAACCAGCGAGTAGGCAAACGATTTTTAGAATGTAAGCATGTAACAAAATCGTTTGGTCAGCGTCTTATATTTCAAGATCTAACTATGACAATACAATTTGGTGAAAAAATTGCCATAACAGGGCCAAATGGTAGCGGCAAAACGACTTTGTTGAAGGTGCTGACAGGACAAGAAAAAGCAAATGGCGATTTGTGGATATCACCTGCAGCTACTATCGGCTATTTAACGCAGGATGTATTTGATTTGCCACTACATCTTACACCAGAGCAATATTTTTACAAGGAGACGTTCGAGGAAAGAGGGAAAGTCCGCAATGTCATGAAACATTTAGGATTTACTGCAAGTCATTGGACAGCACCTATTGGCAATATGAGTATGGGCGAGCGTGTAAAGTGTAAGCTGATGGCGTATATTTTAGAAGAAAAGAATGTGCTAATTTTAGATGAGCCAACGAATCATCTCGATTTGCCTTCAAGAGAGCAATTAGAGAAAACTTTGGAGCTCTATACAGGTACATTGCTCGTTGTATCGCATGACCGCTATTTTATTGAGAAAACAACAAATATTGTGTGGCAGCTTGAAAATAAAGGAATTGTTAAAAAATGGAGAGAGAGCATACCACAGCAACAAGATGATACAAGTGCACAACGGCTAAAGTTAGAAAATGAAAGGCAAGAAATACTTGGTAAACTCAGCTTTCTAACCGCCAAAGATAAGGAATATGCTGTGCTTGATCGGAAATTTAATGAGTTGACGAAGCAAATTAATGAACTCCGTTAG
- a CDS encoding DNA-deoxyinosine glycosylase, producing the protein MSNEVKNVLPPVVDASTKVLIVGSMPGKLSLEKQQYYGNPRNHFWAIIGQIVKRTIPEDYKMRIELLKENGIGLWDTIESCERKGSLDAAIRNEKPNDFKTLFKQYPNIELVLFNGGKAFEVFKKHIGVEVLDERAYQKMPSTSPIPGKNIKSFDEKLADWRVMQSYLT; encoded by the coding sequence ATGTCAAATGAAGTGAAAAATGTACTGCCACCTGTTGTTGATGCTTCAACAAAGGTGCTTATTGTTGGCTCAATGCCAGGAAAGCTATCATTAGAGAAACAGCAATATTATGGCAATCCGCGCAATCACTTTTGGGCTATTATTGGGCAGATAGTAAAGAGAACAATACCGGAAGATTATAAAATGCGAATAGAGTTGTTAAAGGAAAATGGGATTGGTCTTTGGGATACTATCGAATCGTGTGAACGCAAGGGTAGCTTAGATGCCGCCATTCGCAATGAAAAACCAAATGATTTTAAAACGCTTTTTAAACAGTATCCCAATATAGAACTTGTGCTCTTTAATGGTGGGAAAGCTTTTGAAGTGTTTAAAAAGCATATTGGTGTTGAGGTTTTAGATGAACGAGCCTATCAAAAGATGCCATCGACTAGCCCAATCCCTGGGAAAAATATAAAATCCTTCGACGAAAAGTTAGCGGATTGGCGCGTGATGCAATCGTATTTAACGTAA
- a CDS encoding sensor histidine kinase has protein sequence MRSLFQSLTVKMIFLMSILILMICGLFMYLLQEHIRDTTEKQIGVEALNIAKTIASMEEIITAFEQENPSDMIQPIVEPLREEINAAFIVVGNAQGVRYSHPEKDRIGHYMVGGDNDAVLLDKQAYISKTVGSLGESIRGKAPIMIDDNIIGVVSVGFLTVHIDTIIKDHLMKWLNYTITILFIGILGAIAISLYIKKLLFNMEPIQIAKLYQQNKVILETTEEGIIAVDHLNQITTINKSAYAMLDSTHNQSISAWMGTKIEQIFTPKIVAEQHIHNLELTLNEHIIILNKAPLVEKKRKIGSLYTFRKKVDIQKIIDELKQVKQYANMQRAYTHEFANKLHIILGLLFSKHYNQAIEYIKEQRNIHLKQQAFLKSNGTSPLLLALIQGKLAEATELGIKLELKEIPPSMKLSKLQEDAILTALGNVLQNAIESLKNLASSDKIIQLSINDYKNHYLLEIQDNGPGIDHKLYDKIFAKGFSTKEGLDRGHGLTISKKALEKINGDILLDAGDLSGACFLIIVPKGGKRL, from the coding sequence ATGAGAAGTTTATTCCAGTCTCTAACAGTTAAAATGATTTTTTTAATGTCGATTTTAATTTTAATGATATGCGGGCTCTTTATGTATCTATTACAAGAACATATACGAGATACAACAGAAAAGCAAATAGGCGTGGAAGCATTAAATATTGCCAAAACAATCGCTTCCATGGAGGAGATTATTACAGCATTCGAGCAAGAAAATCCAAGTGACATGATCCAACCTATCGTCGAACCTTTAAGAGAGGAGATAAATGCTGCATTTATCGTAGTTGGCAATGCACAAGGTGTCCGTTATTCCCATCCAGAAAAAGATCGAATAGGACATTACATGGTCGGCGGGGACAATGATGCCGTATTACTAGATAAACAAGCCTATATTTCTAAAACGGTTGGTTCATTAGGAGAATCTATTCGAGGTAAAGCCCCTATTATGATAGACGACAACATTATTGGTGTTGTTTCTGTCGGGTTTTTAACCGTGCATATTGATACAATCATCAAAGACCATCTTATGAAGTGGCTCAACTACACAATTACTATTCTCTTCATAGGTATACTTGGGGCAATTGCCATCTCTCTTTATATTAAAAAATTATTATTTAATATGGAACCAATCCAAATTGCTAAATTATATCAACAAAACAAAGTGATTTTAGAAACGACGGAAGAAGGGATTATTGCTGTTGATCATTTAAATCAAATTACCACTATTAATAAAAGTGCATACGCAATGCTAGATTCTACTCACAATCAATCAATTTCAGCGTGGATGGGAACTAAAATCGAGCAGATTTTCACACCTAAAATCGTTGCAGAACAACATATTCATAACTTAGAGCTAACACTAAATGAACATATTATCATCTTAAATAAAGCGCCTTTAGTGGAAAAGAAAAGGAAAATAGGTTCTTTATATACCTTTAGAAAAAAAGTAGACATCCAAAAAATTATTGATGAACTGAAACAAGTCAAACAGTATGCCAATATGCAACGCGCCTATACACATGAATTTGCGAATAAGCTTCATATTATTCTAGGTTTGCTGTTTTCTAAACATTATAATCAGGCAATTGAGTACATTAAAGAACAACGAAATATTCATCTTAAACAGCAGGCTTTTCTAAAAAGTAATGGAACATCCCCTCTACTCTTAGCATTAATTCAAGGAAAACTGGCAGAAGCAACGGAACTGGGCATTAAACTTGAGCTGAAGGAAATTCCCCCATCTATGAAATTATCTAAACTTCAGGAAGATGCTATTCTTACAGCACTTGGCAATGTTCTTCAAAACGCTATTGAATCTTTAAAAAACTTGGCGTCCTCCGATAAAATAATTCAATTATCTATTAACGATTATAAAAATCATTATTTATTGGAGATTCAAGATAACGGCCCCGGTATTGACCACAAGTTGTACGATAAAATTTTTGCAAAAGGTTTTTCAACGAAGGAAGGCTTAGATCGAGGACATGGCTTAACAATCAGCAAAAAAGCTCTTGAAAAAATAAATGGAGATATTTTATTAGATGCTGGAGATTTATCAGGAGCGTGTTTTTTAATTATCGTTCCTAAAGGAGGTAAGCGCTTATGA